In the Rhizobium sp. CB3090 genome, one interval contains:
- a CDS encoding DUF5131 family protein, with amino-acid sequence MAETSIEWTDTTWNPVAGCTILTAGCTNCYAMRMAARLEAMGQEKYSGLTRKSGGRAKWTGKVTLDWKALAVPATWSKPRLVFVNSMSDLFHTDVPREFIAAVWDVMEATPRHTYQILTKRPDRMRDILSASEFRVLPNVWLGASVEDNRVIGRIDDLRHVPAAVRFISFEPLIGSVAGANLSDIHWAIVGGESGPQSRFMDPLWVDEIEAMSRRFGAAFFFKQWGGRNKKAAGRELNGRTYDEMPISAQSSY; translated from the coding sequence ATGGCAGAAACATCGATTGAGTGGACAGATACAACATGGAATCCCGTGGCCGGCTGCACAATTCTTACGGCTGGCTGCACAAATTGCTATGCAATGAGAATGGCGGCGCGCCTAGAGGCGATGGGACAGGAAAAGTACTCTGGGCTAACGCGAAAGAGCGGCGGCCGTGCAAAATGGACCGGTAAGGTTACACTTGATTGGAAAGCACTCGCTGTTCCAGCGACGTGGTCAAAACCTCGCCTCGTTTTCGTCAACTCGATGTCAGACCTCTTCCATACTGACGTGCCGCGTGAGTTCATAGCGGCCGTTTGGGATGTCATGGAAGCCACCCCGCGACACACGTATCAGATATTGACAAAGCGACCAGACAGGATGCGCGACATTCTGAGCGCGTCGGAGTTTAGAGTTCTTCCGAATGTTTGGCTCGGTGCGAGTGTCGAAGATAATCGCGTAATCGGTCGCATTGACGACCTTCGGCACGTGCCCGCCGCAGTGCGCTTCATATCGTTTGAACCGCTAATAGGCTCAGTGGCCGGGGCGAATCTCTCTGACATTCACTGGGCTATCGTTGGCGGCGAGTCCGGGCCACAATCGCGCTTTATGGATCCTCTTTGGGTCGATGAGATCGAAGCGATGTCCAGGCGCTTTGGTGCGGCCTTCTTCTTTAAACAGTGGGGTGGTCGCAACAAGAAGGCCGCGGGGCGAGAGCTCAACGGCCGGACTTACGACGAGATGCCGATTTCGGCCCAAAGTTCTTATTGA